The following are encoded together in the Streptomyces sp. NBC_01465 genome:
- a CDS encoding DUF4132 domain-containing protein: MGWIETATGGYSVGLDGTKVLCRNAAGRALKQVPAKLRDDAEVVRLRQVAQWLERHARECREQVDTWLVRSLPVPAALLARVWPDPAWQEALRDLVVAPVGADGDADFARAGFLRDADPDPSRGLGVVDLDGDSVRLTEESVLIPHPVLLLEDLEELREFAAELGVEQGLEQLFREVWPRPADLEGPAGAAHEWGAYAGGTFEELRHATGRAVAAGYRVRGGYAVCPTVEGGRPVEAAYWVGDDYPEGEAYTGALEWRDAGGKRLTLREVGPVAWSEGARMAALVFAGRVVKDDEGELL, translated from the coding sequence ATGGGCTGGATCGAGACGGCGACGGGCGGATATTCCGTCGGCCTGGACGGCACGAAAGTGCTGTGCAGGAACGCGGCGGGCCGTGCGCTGAAGCAGGTGCCCGCCAAGCTCCGCGACGACGCGGAGGTGGTGCGGCTGCGGCAGGTGGCGCAGTGGCTGGAGCGGCACGCACGGGAGTGCCGCGAGCAGGTGGACACCTGGCTGGTGCGGTCGCTGCCGGTGCCGGCCGCGCTGCTGGCGCGGGTCTGGCCGGATCCCGCCTGGCAGGAGGCGCTGCGGGATCTGGTGGTGGCGCCGGTGGGCGCGGACGGTGACGCCGACTTCGCGCGTGCCGGGTTCCTGCGGGACGCGGATCCGGATCCGAGCCGGGGGCTGGGCGTGGTCGACCTCGACGGGGACTCGGTACGGCTGACGGAGGAGTCCGTGCTGATCCCCCATCCCGTGCTGCTGCTCGAAGACCTGGAGGAACTGCGCGAGTTCGCGGCGGAGCTGGGCGTCGAGCAGGGGCTGGAGCAGTTGTTCCGCGAGGTGTGGCCGCGGCCCGCCGACCTCGAAGGGCCGGCCGGTGCCGCGCACGAGTGGGGCGCGTACGCGGGCGGGACGTTCGAGGAGTTGCGTCATGCGACGGGCCGGGCGGTGGCGGCCGGGTACCGGGTGCGCGGTGGATACGCGGTGTGTCCGACGGTCGAGGGCGGCAGGCCTGTGGAGGCCGCGTACTGGGTGGGCGACGACTACCCGGAGGGCGAGGCGTACACCGGCGCTCTGGAGTGGCGGGACGCCGGCGGCAAGCGGCTGACTCTGCGCGAAGTGGGGCCTGTGGCCTGGTCGGAGGGGGCGCGGATGGCTGCGCTGGTGTTCGCGGGGCGTGTGGTCAAGGACGACGAGGGGGAACTGCTGTGA
- a CDS encoding AAA family ATPase, producing MTGSVGAVQDRQVALPEDRYARELAFLAAYDEGARPPGWRLTPRAVVTFVCGSGDEVLRASDGQQTVVARKFVGDRALVERCVVTLAGDRGLLLVGEPGTAKSMLSELLSAAVCGTSTLTVQGTAGTTEDQLRYGWNYAMLLAKGPSRQALVPSPVLTAMTRGAVARIEEVTRCLPEVQDALVSLLSERRMSVPELAGGEDGDGTVHAVPGFTLIATANLRDKGVSEMSAALKRRFNFETVGPIGDLDAETALVRSQATAALARSGAEFAVDDTVLQALVTAFRDLRTGRSAEGWEIERPSTVMSTAEAVQVASAMGIGAAYLGTGRDVVRSLPGHLLGTVRKDDPADHARLLGYWDGPVRRRAEGGAPLWRTLWELRDELA from the coding sequence ATGACGGGTTCCGTAGGGGCTGTGCAGGACCGGCAGGTCGCGCTGCCCGAGGACCGGTATGCGCGGGAGCTGGCGTTTCTCGCCGCGTACGACGAAGGGGCGAGGCCTCCGGGGTGGCGGCTGACGCCGCGTGCGGTGGTCACCTTCGTCTGCGGTTCCGGTGATGAGGTGCTGCGGGCGTCGGACGGTCAACAGACGGTCGTCGCACGGAAGTTCGTGGGCGACCGGGCTCTGGTCGAGCGGTGTGTGGTCACGTTGGCGGGCGATCGGGGGCTGCTGCTGGTCGGGGAGCCCGGCACCGCCAAATCGATGCTCTCCGAGCTCCTGTCCGCCGCCGTGTGCGGAACGAGCACGCTCACCGTGCAGGGCACGGCGGGCACCACCGAGGACCAGCTCCGGTACGGCTGGAACTACGCGATGCTGCTGGCCAAGGGCCCGAGTCGGCAGGCTCTGGTCCCGTCTCCGGTGCTGACGGCGATGACGCGCGGCGCGGTCGCGCGCATCGAGGAGGTCACGCGGTGTCTGCCCGAGGTCCAGGACGCCCTGGTGTCGCTGCTGTCCGAGCGGCGGATGTCCGTACCCGAACTGGCCGGTGGGGAGGACGGGGACGGGACGGTGCACGCCGTGCCCGGGTTCACGCTGATCGCCACGGCCAACCTCCGGGACAAGGGTGTCTCCGAGATGTCCGCCGCACTCAAGCGCCGCTTCAACTTCGAGACGGTCGGCCCGATCGGTGACCTCGACGCGGAGACGGCCCTGGTGCGAAGCCAGGCGACGGCCGCGCTGGCACGTTCCGGGGCCGAGTTCGCCGTGGACGACACCGTGCTGCAGGCGCTGGTGACCGCGTTCCGGGATCTGCGGACCGGGCGCAGCGCGGAAGGCTGGGAGATCGAGCGGCCCTCGACGGTGATGTCCACGGCGGAAGCGGTGCAGGTCGCCTCGGCCATGGGGATCGGCGCCGCATATCTGGGCACGGGCCGGGATGTCGTACGGAGCCTGCCCGGCCATCTGCTCGGGACCGTACGGAAGGACGACCCGGCCGATCACGCACGGCTGTTGGGGTACTGGGACGGGCCCGTGCGGCGGCGGGCGGAGGGCGGGGCTCCGCTCTGGCGCACGCTGTGGGAGCTGCGTGATGAGCTCGCCTGA
- a CDS encoding DUF5682 family protein codes for MSSPEEAVEELAGCRAPFLIGVRHHSPALAAALPAMLDRAGPDVLLVELPEEFTPWLEHLGDPATVPPVALAGSGGAGDGGPVFLPFAEFSPELAAIRWARAAGVPVVAFDLPLAARAADSGDRAGSRDPGSAGALAAALRARTGGRPGDDLWDRLVEATAPGSTPEALRRAALLVGWALRGDTGEVDPYDLRREENMRRRLASYAGRRTAAVIGAFHAPALMSPYESGVSAGGPAESVADSADVVTSLVPYAYPLLDARSGYPAGIRDPEWQHGVFLAGGDPARLDDLLTDTAVRICAAVRDAGHPSGPADAREVVRVARDLATLRGLPAAGRGELVEAVQTVLTQGQLLGRGRVVASAMEQVLVGWRQGRLAPGTPRSGLGPCVEALTGELSLPGPDSPARRELRLDVLRSDLDRRREIMLRRLAACRIPYGQETEVAGVGDAAALTTRWAVAWSPATAAILDAAGTHGVTLEQAAAGMLRQRRATEQREGGPTAAQILAGLKEAAHCGLPVLAGERLTETAEILPAVGSLPELLAGLGLLDRIAAGHLPGLPADWSADAVTAAYEEVAAAGVRALDGLTGSTEPEDARALVTLATQAGAAGGGLRLADALARLDAAATPLIQGAAGAARVLLGQRDAGGFGTRMASRTDGATTPELRADLAAFLRGALLAAGPLLEVGQALDPLIERVESLPDRPFMDRLPALRSGFEALSPAARARLLAAVEDRTGVAAGVLPSAVQDPAVLALLAEADLAGREALAARELEVGATWSDTAPVLPGTVPVRVTGHALTAAERWRLLLGRGQELTGSARRIAGALDELYGSGHGEGSRGGDGGGSGGGSEASYPDVRSWSEELTALFGPGVREEVLAAAADAGRLDAALELDPASARPSVDLLRTVLSYAGGMPERQLARLRPLVARLVRELTEALANRMRPALTGLSHPRPTRRPGGQLDLARTLRANLATARRDPESGAVTVLPERPVFRTKARRSADWRLVLVVDVSGSMEASTVWAALTAAVLAGVPALSTHFVAFSTEVLDLTDRVDDPLGLLLEVRVGGGTNIARGLRHARALVTVPSRTLVVLVSDFEEGGPVAPLLGEVRALVDSGCHVLGCASLDDAGRPRYSTGVAGQLVAAGMPVAALSPLELARWVGERVGGTHR; via the coding sequence ATGAGCTCGCCTGAGGAGGCTGTCGAGGAGCTGGCGGGGTGCCGCGCCCCGTTCCTGATCGGGGTGCGGCACCACTCCCCCGCGCTGGCCGCAGCCCTGCCCGCGATGCTCGACCGGGCCGGTCCCGACGTTCTGCTGGTGGAGCTGCCGGAGGAGTTCACACCGTGGCTGGAGCATCTGGGCGATCCGGCAACGGTGCCGCCAGTGGCGCTGGCGGGCAGCGGGGGTGCGGGCGACGGTGGTCCGGTCTTCCTGCCGTTCGCCGAGTTCTCCCCGGAGTTGGCGGCGATCCGCTGGGCGCGCGCGGCAGGGGTGCCGGTGGTGGCGTTCGACCTGCCGCTGGCCGCGCGGGCGGCGGATTCCGGGGATCGGGCAGGGTCTCGGGACCCGGGCTCGGCGGGGGCGCTCGCGGCAGCGCTGAGGGCGCGGACCGGTGGCCGGCCCGGTGACGATCTGTGGGACCGGCTCGTGGAGGCCACGGCGCCCGGCTCGACGCCCGAGGCTCTCCGGCGGGCGGCGCTGCTGGTGGGATGGGCGCTGCGCGGGGACACGGGCGAGGTGGATCCGTACGACCTGCGGCGCGAGGAGAACATGCGGCGCAGGCTGGCGTCGTACGCGGGCCGGCGTACAGCGGCGGTGATCGGCGCGTTCCACGCCCCGGCCCTGATGTCTCCGTACGAGAGCGGCGTTTCGGCCGGTGGCCCGGCGGAGTCCGTGGCCGACTCCGCGGACGTCGTCACCTCGCTCGTGCCGTACGCGTATCCGCTGCTCGACGCGCGGTCCGGGTATCCCGCCGGGATCCGCGATCCGGAGTGGCAGCACGGGGTGTTCCTCGCAGGGGGCGATCCGGCGCGACTCGACGATCTGCTGACCGACACCGCCGTACGTATATGTGCTGCCGTACGGGATGCCGGGCACCCCAGCGGGCCCGCCGATGCACGCGAAGTGGTGCGAGTCGCACGGGATCTGGCCACCTTGCGGGGGCTGCCGGCCGCCGGGCGCGGCGAGTTGGTCGAGGCCGTGCAGACCGTGCTCACGCAGGGGCAACTCCTCGGGCGGGGGCGTGTGGTGGCCTCGGCCATGGAGCAGGTGCTCGTCGGGTGGCGGCAGGGCCGGCTCGCGCCCGGGACACCGCGCTCCGGGCTCGGCCCGTGCGTCGAAGCACTGACCGGGGAGCTGTCGCTGCCGGGACCGGACTCCCCCGCCCGGCGTGAACTGCGCCTCGACGTCCTGAGGTCCGATCTGGACCGGCGCCGGGAGATCATGCTGCGTCGGCTGGCCGCCTGCCGGATCCCGTACGGCCAGGAGACCGAGGTCGCGGGGGTCGGCGATGCCGCCGCCCTCACCACCCGATGGGCCGTGGCCTGGTCCCCCGCGACCGCCGCGATCCTCGATGCCGCGGGAACCCACGGAGTGACCCTGGAGCAGGCCGCTGCCGGAATGCTGCGGCAGCGGCGCGCCACAGAGCAGCGGGAGGGCGGGCCGACCGCCGCCCAGATACTGGCCGGCCTAAAGGAGGCCGCCCACTGCGGGCTGCCCGTGCTCGCTGGGGAGCGGCTGACGGAGACGGCCGAGATACTGCCCGCGGTCGGCTCGCTTCCCGAACTGCTCGCGGGTCTCGGCCTGTTGGACAGGATCGCCGCCGGCCATCTGCCCGGGCTGCCTGCCGACTGGTCGGCCGACGCCGTCACCGCGGCGTACGAGGAGGTGGCCGCGGCGGGGGTCCGTGCGCTGGACGGGCTGACGGGTTCCACCGAGCCGGAGGACGCCCGTGCGCTCGTCACGCTCGCCACGCAGGCCGGCGCCGCGGGCGGAGGCCTGCGTCTCGCGGACGCCCTGGCCAGGCTGGACGCGGCGGCGACCCCGTTGATCCAGGGCGCGGCGGGCGCGGCGCGGGTCCTCCTCGGACAGCGGGACGCCGGAGGCTTCGGGACCCGGATGGCATCCCGTACGGACGGGGCGACCACGCCCGAACTCCGCGCCGACCTGGCCGCGTTCCTGCGCGGTGCGCTGCTGGCCGCAGGCCCCCTGCTGGAGGTCGGCCAGGCGCTGGACCCCCTCATCGAACGGGTCGAGTCACTGCCCGACCGCCCTTTCATGGACCGGCTGCCCGCACTGCGCTCCGGTTTCGAAGCGCTGTCACCGGCCGCCAGGGCCCGGCTGCTGGCGGCAGTGGAGGACCGTACGGGAGTCGCCGCGGGCGTGCTCCCTTCCGCAGTGCAGGACCCGGCCGTCCTGGCTCTCCTCGCCGAGGCCGACCTGGCGGGACGTGAGGCGCTGGCAGCAAGGGAGTTGGAGGTCGGCGCCACCTGGTCCGATACGGCCCCCGTGCTGCCCGGCACCGTCCCCGTACGGGTGACCGGCCACGCCCTCACCGCCGCCGAGCGGTGGCGGCTGCTGCTGGGACGGGGGCAGGAGCTGACCGGGTCCGCGCGCCGGATCGCGGGCGCGCTCGACGAGTTGTACGGAAGCGGGCACGGCGAGGGTTCGCGCGGCGGGGACGGCGGGGGCTCCGGTGGTGGGTCCGAGGCGTCGTACCCCGATGTGCGTTCCTGGTCGGAGGAGCTGACGGCGCTCTTCGGGCCCGGGGTGCGCGAGGAAGTGCTGGCCGCCGCAGCCGACGCGGGGCGGCTCGACGCGGCGCTGGAGCTGGACCCGGCCTCGGCCCGCCCCTCCGTGGACCTGCTGCGGACGGTGTTGTCGTACGCGGGCGGAATGCCCGAGCGGCAACTGGCCCGGCTGCGACCGCTGGTGGCGCGTCTCGTACGGGAACTGACCGAGGCCCTCGCCAACAGGATGCGGCCCGCGCTCACCGGCCTGTCCCACCCGCGCCCCACCCGCCGCCCCGGCGGGCAGCTGGACCTGGCGCGCACCCTGCGGGCCAACCTCGCCACGGCGCGCCGGGATCCGGAGTCCGGCGCGGTGACGGTGCTGCCCGAGCGGCCGGTGTTCCGTACGAAGGCGCGCAGGTCGGCCGACTGGCGCCTGGTGCTCGTCGTCGATGTGTCCGGGTCCATGGAGGCCTCGACGGTCTGGGCGGCGCTCACCGCCGCCGTGCTGGCCGGAGTCCCGGCCCTCAGCACGCACTTCGTCGCCTTCTCCACCGAGGTCCTCGACCTCACGGACCGGGTCGACGACCCACTCGGCCTGCTGCTCGAAGTGCGCGTCGGCGGGGGTACGAACATCGCGCGCGGGCTGCGCCATGCCCGCGCGCTCGTGACCGTGCCCTCCCGCACGCTGGTCGTGCTGGTCAGCGACTTCGAGGAGGGCGGTCCGGTCGCGCCGCTGCTCGGCGAGGTCCGCGCACTGGTCGACTCGGGCTGCCATGTCCTGGGCTGTGCGTCGCTCGACGATGCCGGCCGGCCACGCTACTCGACGGGCGTGGCGGGTCAGTTGGTCGCCGCCGGAATGCCGGTCGCCGCTCTCAGCCCCTTGGAACTGGCCCGCTGGGTCGGCGAGCGCGTAGGAGGTACGCACCGATGA